Proteins co-encoded in one Megalops cyprinoides isolate fMegCyp1 chromosome 1, fMegCyp1.pri, whole genome shotgun sequence genomic window:
- the chmp2a gene encoding charged multivesicular body protein 2a, which yields MEFLFGKRKTPEEMLRQNQRALNRAMRDLDRERQRLEQQEKKIIADIKKMAKQGQMDAVKIMAKDLVRTRRYVKKFIMMRANIQAVSLKIQTLKSNNSMAQAMKGVTKAMATMNRQLKMPQIQKIMMEFERQSEIMDMKEEMMNDAIDDAMGDEDDEEESDAVVSQVLDELGLNLSDELSNLPSTGGSLSVAGGKKAEPQAALADADADLEERLNNLRRD from the exons ATGGAGTTCCTGTTTGGAAAGAGAAAGACCCCAGAGGAGATGCTGAGGCAGAACCAGAGAGCTCTGAATCGAGCCATGAGAGatctggacagagagaggcaaagactggagcagcaggagaagAAAATCATtgcagacataaaaaaaatggCCAAACAGGGACAGATG GATGCAGTGAAGATAATGGCCAAGGATTTGGTTCGCACCAGGCGCTATGTGAAGAAGTTTATTATGATGAGGGCAAACATTCAAGCTGTGAGTTTGAAGATCCAGACTCTCAAATCCAACAACAGCATGGCACAAGCAATGAAAGGAGTCACCAAAGCCATGGCCACCATGAATAGACAG TTGAAGATGCCTCAGATTCAGAAGATAATGATGGAGTTTGAGCGACAGAGTGAAATCATGGACATGAAGGAAGAGATGATGAATGATGCAATCGATGATGCAATGGGAGATGAGGACGATGAAGAAGAGAG TGATGCAGTTGTTTCCCAAGTGTTGGATGAATTGGGCTTGAATCTCTCTGATGAACTATCAA ACCTTCCATCAACTGGGGGCAGTCTGTCAGTTGCCGGTGGAAAGAAAGCTGAACCACAAGCAGCACTGGCAGATGCTGATGCTGACCTGGAGGAGAGACTTAATAATCTCAGAAGAGACTGA